TAATGCTTTTGATGAAACCAAACCACGTAGCTTAGCAAACGCCACAATAGAGCCTGTGAAGGTGACTGCACCAATAAAGATGCCTAAAAATACTTCCACTAAGTGAATGTTAAGCATGGCACCGGTTAGATGCTCAGTTTGTTGGGCTTTGCTTGCTTCAGCAAATGCAGCTTTTGCGGTTTCTAGGGTGGTGTTGAGGTCTTGCCCCATGACCACGACAATTTCAGACACTTCGTGTGGTTGTATATCAATAAAGCTATTAAAGCCCACTAATACCGCAGCTAGACCCACAAAGCTGTGCAAAATCGCGACGAGCTCTGGCATTTCAGTCATTTCGACTTTTAATGCTAAGCGAATACCAATCGATCCACCAATGACCATGGCGAGAATAATCCATTCTACGCCGCTTGTAGCAGGATTGAGTATGGTTGCAATAAGCGCAATCGCCATACCAATAATGCCAAATAAATTACCATTTTTAGCAGTTTCTTGTTTTGATAACCCAGCTAAACTGAGAATAAAAAACACCGCGGCAATGATATAAGATGCTGTAACCAGTCCTTGAGACACGATATGACTCCTTAATCTTTACGGAACATCTTCAGCATGCGCTGAGTGACGGTAAACCCGCCAAAGATGTTAATACTGGCAATAAGCACCGCGACAAACGCAAGCGCCGTGACTAATGCTGAACCCTGGCCTATTTGCAATAACGCCCCGACCACAATAATGCCTGAAATAGCATTAGTGACCGACATTAACGGCGTATGCAATGAGTGCGACACATTCCACACCACGTAATAACCCACCACACACGATAGGATGAACACGGTGAAATGCGATAAGAACTCAGCGGGCGCAACTGACGCCACTGCAGCAAAACCGGCTAGACCTAACACAGCTAAAATGTATTTAAGTTTTGACGGCACTTTGTCAACTTTGGCTGCTTTAGGCTCGATACTCGCTGCTGGTTTTTGCGGTGCCGCAGACACTGAAATTGCCGGTGGTGGGAAAGTAATTTCGCCGCCACGAGTCACGGTCATGTTGCGCATAACCACATCATCAAAATCGAGCACTGCATTGCCGTCTTTGGCTTTACACATTAACTTCATCAAGTTGACTAAGTTGGTGCCATAAAGTTGTGACGATTGCGCCGGTAAACGACCTGGTAAGTCGGTATAACCCAACACTTTGACGCCGTTATCGGTAATAAAGCGTTCGCCAGTGACGGTGTATTCACAGTTACCGCCAGTTGCCGCTGCTAAATCGACAATCACAGAGCCCGGTTTCATGGTATCGACCATGTCTTTGGTGATCAGCTTTGGCGCAGGACGACCAGGAATTAATGCGGTGGTAATGATGATATCGACGTCTTTGGCTTGTTCAGCAAAGAGTGCCATTTCAGCGGCAATAAACTCATCGCTCATGGTTTTAGCGTAGCCGTCAGACGATCCGCCTTCATTGTTTTCAAATTCAAGCTTTAAGAAGCTACCGCCCATTGACTCAATTTGCTCAGCCACTTCAAGGCGAGTATCAAATGCGCGCACTATGGCCCCTAGCGAGCCCGCAGTGCCAATAGCGGCAAGTCCGGCTACACCTGCGCCAATAACCAACACTTTGGCTGGTGGCACTTTACCTGCTGCAGTAATTTGCCCGGTAAAGAAACGACCAAATTCGTGGGCGGCTTCGATCACTGCGCGATAACCACCAATGTTGGCCATCGATGATAAGGCATCGAGTGATTGGGCGCGTGAGATGCGTGGCACCATGTCCATCGCCATCACGGTAATATTGTGACTTGATAGCTTTTCAACAAGCTCAGGGTTTTGGGCTGGCCAAATAAAACTCACCAACGTTGTGCCTGGTTTCATTTTGGCAATTTCGTCATCGGACGGTGCATTCACTTTAAAAATAAAGTCAGCGTCGTACACATTGTCGACCACATCCGCCCCAGCGGCTTCAAATGCAGCATTATCAAAGCTCGACTTCACACCTGCCTGTGCTTCAATTGCCACACTAAAGCCGAGTTTTATTAGCTGTACCACAGTGGCTGGAGTCGCGGCGACTCGAGTTTCACCTTCGATACTTTCTCTCGGTATTCCAATCTGCATGACTGTTTCCTGATGGTTAATAAAAAGACCGTCTATTGTTGTTCCCCATCAATAGACCATTCCGTTTGAGTATTTCTGCCTCACATGCTGCACTTTGAAGATAGAAAAAGAGCAGCATATGACCATTGAAGTCGGGTAAACTATTTAGCCAATGGCATTACGTTGACACAGTTACATTATATTTGCATGTCGTTTTACTCAGAGAACAATCAACCTGATAATTATTCATCAGTTAATTGGCGCTCCTAGCTTGCGACATGAGGCATGTTCGGTACAAGTGCCTTTAGGCTAATTAAAGGGTTTTAAATTAAGGTAATTTAAAAACTTTTAACTGCGCCACACTTTTGTAGCTTAAAAAAACATCTTTGCATATTCCTAAATGGAATAAAAAATCATCTTTTATTCTTTTTTGGTTTTTGTCCGTAGGAGTAAGCTAGTCCACATTACACTGTTATAAGGCCGTCTTATGTTGTTAAAAGAACTTTCAGCTTTAGCATCACCATTGTCTCAAGGACAAGTCGATAAGTTAAAGCAACTCACATCAGAATTATCTTCAGTTCAACTTGCATGGGTCAGTGGTTATCTCGCTGCGAGTGCTAACCAAGGTCAAAGCGGTGTCGAGACGACAGCAGAGACAAGTGCCGCACCAACAGTTACGATTTTATACGGTAGCCAAACGGGCAATGGCCGTGGCGTAGCCAAAGAGCTAGCCGCTAAGGCGCAGGCGCAAGGTTACGCAGTAAATTTAGCTTCTATGGGCGAATATAATGTCCGCCAGTTAAAACAAGAAACCATCTTGTTATTGCTTGTTAGTACTCATGGTGAAGGCGAAGCGCCTGATGATGCGATTGAACTACACAAGTTTTTAGCCTCAAAGCGTGCACCTAAATTAGATAAGCTACATTATTCTGTGCTAGCACTAGGTGATTCAAGTTATGAGTTCTTCTGCCAAACAGGTAAAGACTTTGATGCGCGTTTAAGTGCATTAGGGGCAACATCATTATTACCGTTGGTAGAATGTGATGTTGACTATGAAGATATTTCACAACAATGGCAGGACAGTGTTGTAGAGGCTGTTAAGCCGTACATTCAAGCCTCAAGCGCCAGTGTGGTCTCTATTGGTACGGCATCTGTTGCGGGTGAAAGTGAATATACCAAGCAAAACCCCTATACAGCAGAAGTACTGGTAAGCCAAAAAATTACTGGTCGAGGTTCTGATCGTGACGTCCGCCATGTTGAAATTGATTTAGGCGAGTCAGGATTAACTTATCAGGTCGGTGATGCGCTAGGTGTGTGGTTTAGTAATAATGAAGTGCTTGTTGATGAAGTTATCGCCGCGCTCGGTTTAGCTGCAGACGACAACGTCACCGTGTCGAAACAGTCACTATCATTAAAAGCGGCGTTAACTGACAAGAAAGAATTAACTCAGTTATACCCAGGCCTAGTGAAAACATGGGCTGAGTTAAGTGGAAGTGCTGAACTTGCAGCCATTTGTGAAGACAAAGAACAAACCAGACAATTTATTCTTAAGCATCAGTTAGCTGATTTAGTCGCAGCATATCCAGCCAAGGTTAGCGCGGTGCAATTGGTTGATATGTTACGTCCATTGACGCCACGCTTATATTCAATAGCCTCTAGCCAGGCCGAAGTGGAAGCTGAAGTACACTTGACGGTGGCGTTAGTTGAAGATGAACGTCAAGGCCAAGCACGTTTTGGTGGGGCATCGCATTTCTTAGCCTCGGCTGAAGAAGGCCAACAAGTTAATGTGTATGTTGAGTCTAATAACCATTTCCGTTTACCCGAAAATCCAAACACACCGGTCATTATGGTGGGTCCTGGTACAGGTGTTGCGCCTTTCCGTGCCTTTATGCAGCAACGTGTTGTTGACGGAGTGTCAGGTGACAGCTGGTTATTCTTTGGTAACCCGCATTTTGAACAAGATTTCTTATACCAAGTTGAGTGGCAGCAATATCTTAAAAATGGCGATTTATCGCGTTTAGATGTAGCTTTCTCGCGCGATCAAGCTCATAAAGTGTATGTTCAGCATCGCATTGCAGAGCAAGCCGAAGCGTTGTGGCAGTGGCTACAAAATGGCGCACATGTGTATATCTGTGGTGATGCAGAACGCATGGCAAAAGATGTACACCAAGCATTAGTGAATATTGCGGTTGAACAAGGTGGCTTAAGCGCTGATGACGCAGAAGCTTACTTTGAAACACTACGTAGTGAAAAACGCTACCAAAAAGACGTGTACTAAATTCGACCTCGGTTGTTAGGCCAAATCTAGCAACCCAATCGCACTAATGAATTGAACAGAATTAAGAGAGGCCCAGGCCATGAGTGAGCAAAAGTTAGCGTTAAACGAATACTTAAAAATCGACAGTGATTATTTGCGCGGCGATATCAAAGAGGGTTTAGATACCCAAGTGACAGGATCGTTTAGCGATGGCGATCAGCAGTTGATCAAGTTCCACGGTTTTTATCAGCAAGACGATCGTGATTTACGTAATGAGCGTAAAGAGCAAAAGCTAGAGCCACTGCATAGCTTCATGCTACGAGCCCGTGTACCTGGTGGTATTTGTACTCCTGAGCAGTGGTTAGAAGTGGATAAAATTTCATCTACGCTGACCACATCAAACAGCATTCGTTTAACCACGCGTCAAACGTTTCAGTACCACGGCATTCCTAAGCGTAATCTAAAAACCTTGATCCAAGGTCTTGATCGCGCCGCCCTTGATTCTATTGCCGCTTGTGGTGACGTAAACCGTAACGTGATGTGTAATCCAAACCCGGTTGAATCTAAGTTACATGCGCAGGCTTATGCGGTAGCAAAGCATTTATCTGATCATCTATTACCACACACTCGCGCTTATGCTGAGATTTGGTTAGATGAAGAAAAGCTATTAGGCACCGA
The nucleotide sequence above comes from Shewanella sp. Arc9-LZ. Encoded proteins:
- a CDS encoding Re/Si-specific NAD(P)(+) transhydrogenase subunit alpha, which produces MQIGIPRESIEGETRVAATPATVVQLIKLGFSVAIEAQAGVKSSFDNAAFEAAGADVVDNVYDADFIFKVNAPSDDEIAKMKPGTTLVSFIWPAQNPELVEKLSSHNITVMAMDMVPRISRAQSLDALSSMANIGGYRAVIEAAHEFGRFFTGQITAAGKVPPAKVLVIGAGVAGLAAIGTAGSLGAIVRAFDTRLEVAEQIESMGGSFLKLEFENNEGGSSDGYAKTMSDEFIAAEMALFAEQAKDVDIIITTALIPGRPAPKLITKDMVDTMKPGSVIVDLAAATGGNCEYTVTGERFITDNGVKVLGYTDLPGRLPAQSSQLYGTNLVNLMKLMCKAKDGNAVLDFDDVVMRNMTVTRGGEITFPPPAISVSAAPQKPAASIEPKAAKVDKVPSKLKYILAVLGLAGFAAVASVAPAEFLSHFTVFILSCVVGYYVVWNVSHSLHTPLMSVTNAISGIIVVGALLQIGQGSALVTALAFVAVLIASINIFGGFTVTQRMLKMFRKD
- a CDS encoding assimilatory sulfite reductase (NADPH) flavoprotein subunit; amino-acid sequence: MLLKELSALASPLSQGQVDKLKQLTSELSSVQLAWVSGYLAASANQGQSGVETTAETSAAPTVTILYGSQTGNGRGVAKELAAKAQAQGYAVNLASMGEYNVRQLKQETILLLLVSTHGEGEAPDDAIELHKFLASKRAPKLDKLHYSVLALGDSSYEFFCQTGKDFDARLSALGATSLLPLVECDVDYEDISQQWQDSVVEAVKPYIQASSASVVSIGTASVAGESEYTKQNPYTAEVLVSQKITGRGSDRDVRHVEIDLGESGLTYQVGDALGVWFSNNEVLVDEVIAALGLAADDNVTVSKQSLSLKAALTDKKELTQLYPGLVKTWAELSGSAELAAICEDKEQTRQFILKHQLADLVAAYPAKVSAVQLVDMLRPLTPRLYSIASSQAEVEAEVHLTVALVEDERQGQARFGGASHFLASAEEGQQVNVYVESNNHFRLPENPNTPVIMVGPGTGVAPFRAFMQQRVVDGVSGDSWLFFGNPHFEQDFLYQVEWQQYLKNGDLSRLDVAFSRDQAHKVYVQHRIAEQAEALWQWLQNGAHVYICGDAERMAKDVHQALVNIAVEQGGLSADDAEAYFETLRSEKRYQKDVY